A window of Esox lucius isolate fEsoLuc1 chromosome 18, fEsoLuc1.pri, whole genome shotgun sequence contains these coding sequences:
- the ddx1 gene encoding ATP-dependent RNA helicase DDX1 yields MAAFSEMGVMPEIAQAIEEMGWLLPTDIQAESIPLILGGGDVLMAAETGSGKTGAFSIPVIQIVFETLKDQQEGKKGRAAVKTGGPVFNKWQMNPYDRSTAFAIGPDGLCCQSREFKEWHGCRSTKAITKGKYYYEVTCHDQGLCRIGWSTSQASLDLGTDKYSFGFGGTGKKSHNKQFDSYGEEFTMHDTIGCYLDLDNGHMSFSKNGMDLGLAFDIPAHLKNQPFFASCVLKNAELKFNFGGEEFKNAPKTGFVALQQAQDGHVVKSSQTGTAKMSEVKASSSGPKALIIEPSKELAEQTLNNVNLCKKYVENPKLRDLLIIGGVPAKDQLSTLEHGVDIVVGTPGRLDDLISTGKLTLSQVRFLVLDECDGLLTAGYTDFIMRVYNQIPQVTSDGKRLQVIVCSATLHSFDVKKLSERIMHFPTWVDLKGEDSVPETVHHVVVPVNPKVDRSWEHLDRKKHIQTDEVHAKDNTRPGTNSSEMWSEAIKVLKGEYTVRAIKEHKMDQAIIFCRTKIDCDNMEQYFIQQGGGPDKKGHQFSCVCLHGDRKPNERKTNLERFKKQEVKFLICTDVAARGIDIHGVPYVINVTLPDEKQNYVHRIGRVGRAERMGLAISLVAMEKEKVWYHTCANRGRGCYNTRLKEDGGCTIWYNEKELLSDVEEHLKCTVTQCEPDIKVPIDEFDGKVTYGKRRATGAGVHSGHVDALAPTVQELANLEREAQTSFLRLGYLPNQLFKAF; encoded by the exons ATGGCGGCGTTTTCTG AAATGGGTGTTATGCCTGAGATCGCCCAGGCTATCGAGGAGATGGGATGGCT CCTCCCTACGGACATCCAGGCAGAGTCAATCCCTCTGATTTTGGGAGGCGGAGATGTCCTCATG GCGGCTGAGACTGGCAGCGGGAAGACAGGG GCTTTCAGTATCCCAGTGATCCAGATTGTCTTTGAGACTTTGAAGGACCAGCAGGAAGGGAAGAAAGGGAGGGCTGCCGTGAAGACAGGTGGACCAG TCTTCAACAAATGGCAGATGAACCCATATGACCGAAGCACAGCTTTTG CCATTGGGCCGGACGGACTGTGTTGCCAAAGCAGGGAGTTCAAGGAATGGCATGGATGTCGCTCTACCAAAGCTATCACCAAGG GAAAGTACTACTATGAGGTGACTTGTCATGATCAGGGACTGTGCCGGATCGGTTGGTCCACCAGCCAGGCATCTCTGGACTTGG GTACTGATAAGTACAGTTTTGGCTTTGGAGGAACTGGGAAGAAATCGCACAACAAACAGTTTGACAGCTATGGAGAG GAGTTCACCATGCATGACACCATAGGATGCTACCTGGACCTCGACAACGGACACATGTCCTTCTCCAAGAATG GTATGGATTTAGGCTTGGCGTTTGATATCCCAGCTCATCTGAAGAACCAGCCGTTCTTTGCGTCCTGTGTTCTCAAG aatGCAGAGCTGAAGTTTAATTTTGGGGGGGAGGAGTTTAAGAACGCTCCTAAAACAGGCTTCGTAGCGCTCCAACAGGCCCAGGATGGACATGTGGTCAAGTCCAGCCAGACAG GTACTGCGAAGATGTCGGAGGTAAAAGCCTCGTCCAGTGGTCCCAAGGCTCTGATCATTGAGCCCTCTAAAGAGCTGGCTGAACAGACACTCAACAACGTGAACCTGTGTAAGAAATACGTGGAAAACCCCAAACTCAG AGATTTGCTGATCATCGGCGGTGTCCCTGCTAAAGACCAACTGTCCACTCTGGAACATGGC gTGGACATCGTGGTGGGAACCCCAGGACGTTTGGATGACCTCATCTCTACTGGGAAACTCACCTTGTCCCAAGTCCGCTTCCTGGTTCTGGATGAGTGT GATGGGCTGCTGACTGCCGGCTACACAGACTTCATCATGCGAGTCTATAACCAGATACCCCAAGTCACCTCCGATGGCAAGAGACTGCAG GTGATCGTTTGCTCAGCCACGCTACACTCCTTTGACGTGAAGAAGCTGTCTGAACGCATCATGCACTTCCCCACCTGGGTGGACCTGAAGGGGGAGGACTCGGTCCCGGAGACCGTCCACCACGTAGTCGTCCCGGTCAACCCCAAAGTGGACCGGAGCTGGGAGCATCTCGACCGCAAGAAACATATCCAG ACTGATGAGGTCCATGCTAAAGACAACACCAGACCAGGAACCAACTCCTCAG agatgtggtcgGAGGCCATCAAGGTGTTGAAGGGGGAGTACACCGTCAGGGCCATTAAAGAACACAAGATGGACCAAGCCATCATCTTCTGTCGCACCAAGATAGACTGTGACAACATGGAGCAGTACTTTATACAGCAAGGAGGAG GCCCAGATAAAAAAGGACACCAGTTTTCCTGCGTCTGTCTCCATGGTGACAGGAAGCCCAATGAACGCAAGACCAACCTGGAGCGGTTCAAG AAACAAGAAGTTAAATTCTTGATCTGCACAGACGTGGCGGCCAGGGGCATCGACATCCATGGGGTTCCCTATG TGATCAACGTTACGCTGCCAGATGAGAAGCAGAACTACGTCCATCGCATTGGCCGAGTGGGGAGAGCCGAGAG GATGGGCTTGGCTATCTCCCTTGTTGccatggagaaagaaaaa gtgtggtATCATACGTGTGCGAACCGGGGCAGGGGCTGTTACAACACCAGACTGAAGGAAGATGGAGGATGTACCATCTGGTACAACGAGAAGGAG CTTCTGTCAGACGTAGAGGAGCATCTGAAATGCACCGttactcagtgtgaacctgaCATCAAGGTCCCAATCGATGAATTTGATGGGAAGGTTACCTACGGCAAGCGCAGAGCAACAGGAG CGGGAGTCCACAGTGGACATGTGGATGCATTAGCTCCCACAGTTCAGGAGTTAGCCAACCTGGAGAGAGAAGCTCAAACCTCCTTCCTCCGTCTTGGGTACCTGCCCAACCAGCTGTTCAAAGCcttctaa